A genomic region of Zea mays cultivar B73 chromosome 6, Zm-B73-REFERENCE-NAM-5.0, whole genome shotgun sequence contains the following coding sequences:
- the LOC100273849 gene encoding Serine/threonine-protein kinase AGC1-7 has product MDFSPQRKSGERDPVSFVEHDDSDDDFGAESTASNKPSAHSHDRTKSKPKTSHGSSTHATTATPLPPQSSSEPTAATATATAGNNADANSVDSGGPRSNSMESSSSSTASGATPANVRRHTGGDSQWEAIQLATSLDAPLNLGHFRLLKRLGYGDIGSVYLVELRATPAFFAMKVMDKASIISRNKMARAQTEREILGLLDHPFLPTLYTHFETDKFYCLVMEYCSGGNLHSLRQKQPGKHFTEPAARFYVAEVLLAMEYLHMLGIVYRDLKPENVLVRTDGHIMLSDFDLSLRCTVCPTLVKSSSVHSTGSGGGGGVGSVGRGGVDVADSDVITANQGCIQPSSFFPRILPRRSRKPSKSDLGLGGPPAVEFNAEPTDARSMSFVGTHEYLAPEIIRGEGHGSAVDWWTLGIFLYELLHGSTPFKGAGNRATLCNVIEQPLRFPSDGGAGGPAVSSVAKDLIRGLLVKDPQKRIAFTRGATEIKQHPFFEGVNWALVRSMVPPSVPDPVDFRQYGAAKDKKAPDSSTTAAVEAPPVGKQNSGESYTDFEYF; this is encoded by the coding sequence ATGGACTTCAGCCCTCAAAGAAAGAGCGGCGAACGCGATCCCGTCAGCTTCGTCGAACACGATGACAGTGATGACGACTTCGGAGCTGAATCCACCGCCTCTAATAAGCCGTCTGCGCATTCGCACGACAGGACCAAATCCAAGCCCAAGACGAGCCATGGCAGTTCAACCCACGCGACGACGGCGACGCCGTTGCCTCCCCAAAGTAGCTCCGAGCCAACAGCGGCGACTGCGACGGCGACGGCGGGCAACAATGCCGACGCCAACAGCGTGGACAGCGGCGGCCCGAGGAGCAACAGCATggagagcagcagcagcagcaccgccTCAGGCGCCACGCCGGCCAACGTCCGCCGGCACACCGGCGGCGACAGCCAGTGGGAGGCCATCCAGCTGGCCACGTCCCTGGACGCGCCGCTGAACCTGGGCCACTTCCGGCTGCTCAAGCGCCTGGGATACGGCGACATCGGCAGCGTGTACCTGGTGGAGCTCCGCGCCACGCCAGCCTTCTTCGCCATGAAGGTGATGGACAAGGCGTCCATCATCAGCCGGAACAAGATGGCCCGCGCGCAGACGGAGCGCGAGATCCTCGGCCTCCTCGATCACCCTTTCCTCCCCACGCTCTACACGCACTTCGAGACCGACAAGTTCTACTGCCTCGTCATGGAGTACTGCAGCGGCGGCAACCTCCACTCCCTCCGACAGAAGCAGCCCGGCAAGCATTTCACCGAGCCCGCGGCCAGGTTCTACGTCGCCGAGGTGCTGCTGGCCATGGAGTACCTGCACATGCTGGGGATCGTGTACAGGGACCTCAAGCCGGAGAACGTGCTGGTCCGGACCGACGGTCACATCATGCTTTCCGACTTCGACCTGTCGCTGCGCTGCACCGTGTGCCCGACGCTGGTCAAGTCGTCGTCTGTGCACTCCaccgggagcggcggcggcggaggcgtcGGCAGCGTCGGCAGAGGAGGAGTGGACGTCGCGGACAGCGACGTCATTACCGCCAACCAGGGGTGCATCCAGCCGTCGTCCTTCTTCCCGCGCATCCTGCCCCGGCGTAGCCGGAAGCCGTCCAAGAGCGACCTGGGGCTCGGCGGCCCGCCCGCGGTGGAGTTCAACGCGGAGCCGACGGACGCGCGGTCCATGTCGTTCGTCGGCACGCACGAGTACCTGGCGCCGGAGATCATCCGCGGCGAGGGCCACGGCAGCGCCGTGGACTGGTGGACGCTGGGCATCTTCCTCTACGAGCTGCTGCACGGCTCCACGCCCTTCAAGGGAGCCGGCAACCGCGCCACGCTGTGCAACGTCATCGAGCAGCCGCTGCGCTTCCCCTCCGATGGCGGCGCCGGGGGACCGGCGGTCAGCTCCGTCGCCAAGGACCTCATCCGCGGCCTTCTCGTCAAGGACCCGCAGAAGCGGATCGCCTTCACCAGGGGCGCCACGGAGATCAAGCAGCACCCGTTCTTCGAGGGTGTCAACTGGGCGCTGGTCAGGAGCATGGTCCCGCCGTCGGTGCCGGACCCGGT